Proteins encoded by one window of Ktedonobacterales bacterium:
- a CDS encoding globin family protein, protein MALQIELLETSFQAIAPHGEAFVTAFYERLFTRFPDTKAFFATADMKEQRKKLLGALVLVIQNLKKPEVLTSALKGLGQRHVSYGVRPEHYPIVGAILLETFADFLGRRWTPAYRDAWAEAYEVVCAIMLEGAQVPSVA, encoded by the coding sequence ATGGCACTTCAGATTGAATTGCTCGAAACCAGTTTTCAGGCCATTGCCCCACATGGGGAGGCGTTCGTAACCGCCTTCTATGAGCGGCTTTTCACCCGATTCCCTGACACGAAAGCGTTCTTTGCCACCGCCGATATGAAGGAGCAGCGCAAGAAGCTATTGGGGGCGCTGGTCCTGGTGATCCAAAACCTCAAGAAGCCAGAGGTGCTGACCAGTGCCCTCAAGGGGCTGGGCCAGCGGCATGTCAGCTATGGCGTCCGGCCAGAGCATTATCCCATCGTCGGGGCTATCCTCTTAGAAACCTTCGCTGACTTTCTGGGCAGGCGCTGGACTCCAGCATACCGGGATGCCTGGGCGGAAGCCTACGAGGTTGTCTGCGCGATCATGTTGGAAGGAGCGCAAGTCCCAAGCGTTGCCTGA
- a CDS encoding FAD-dependent monooxygenase, translating to MALKQTESPQFIGQHAVVIGASMAGLLAARVLSDHYQHVTLIERDRLEGMEARKGVPHGRQTHGILSKGAAVIEELFPDLFPALIEGGASKVDMGADLRWYQFGVWKVQFHSGIRVYCLSRPWLEGQIRQQVANRTNVRFLDGYEVARLCTSADSRRITGVQVRSADGERREEELTADLVVDASGRGSQAPHWLKALGYPQVEETVVKVDVGYATRIYRRPKQVPADWKVLAIFCTAPQEKRMGFVLPIEGDRWSVSVSGWLRDYPPSDEAGFLDYVRSLPSPALYELIKNAEPLSPVSIYRFAANRRRYYERMARLPEGFVVMGDAVCSFNPIYGQGMTVAAIEAETLQSCLQQRMRRQGDMAGFTRQFQKAIAKTVSVAWLFTTSEDFRYPETEGKRSFGMGFFHWYSRRLLDAAADNPRLAQSFYQVMHMLKPPTALFAPRVLAAVLLFRKKPAQDDHLALPTHLSEVKEPAVAAVERETVGAAHRS from the coding sequence ATGGCTCTCAAGCAAACAGAATCCCCCCAATTCATAGGTCAGCATGCGGTGGTCATTGGCGCCAGCATGGCCGGGTTGCTGGCGGCTCGCGTCCTCTCCGATCATTACCAGCACGTCACCCTGATCGAACGTGATCGGCTGGAGGGGATGGAAGCGCGCAAAGGCGTGCCCCACGGAAGGCAAACTCACGGTATCTTGAGCAAGGGCGCTGCTGTGATTGAGGAACTCTTTCCCGACCTCTTTCCAGCTCTCATTGAGGGAGGAGCCAGCAAAGTTGATATGGGCGCCGATCTCCGCTGGTATCAGTTTGGCGTGTGGAAAGTCCAGTTCCATAGTGGCATTCGGGTCTATTGCCTGAGCCGCCCCTGGTTGGAAGGGCAGATTCGCCAACAGGTGGCAAACAGAACCAATGTGCGCTTTCTCGATGGGTATGAGGTTGCCCGGCTGTGTACCAGCGCCGACAGCAGGCGGATTACTGGCGTACAGGTACGTTCTGCCGATGGAGAACGCCGCGAAGAGGAATTGACGGCTGATCTGGTAGTGGATGCCAGCGGGCGTGGCTCGCAAGCTCCCCACTGGCTCAAGGCCCTGGGCTATCCACAAGTCGAGGAAACGGTGGTGAAGGTGGATGTCGGCTATGCCACCCGTATCTATCGCCGCCCTAAACAGGTTCCTGCGGACTGGAAAGTTCTGGCGATCTTCTGTACTGCTCCCCAGGAGAAGCGGATGGGCTTTGTGCTGCCTATCGAGGGCGACCGCTGGAGCGTCTCAGTGAGCGGGTGGTTGCGAGATTATCCCCCCAGCGATGAGGCAGGATTCCTCGACTATGTGCGCAGCTTGCCCAGCCCGGCCCTCTATGAACTGATCAAGAATGCAGAGCCGCTGTCCCCGGTCTCCATCTATCGGTTCGCGGCGAACCGCAGGCGCTATTACGAGCGCATGGCTCGTCTGCCAGAGGGATTTGTGGTCATGGGTGATGCCGTGTGCAGCTTCAACCCGATCTATGGGCAAGGGATGACGGTGGCTGCAATAGAAGCGGAGACGCTCCAATCCTGTTTGCAGCAGCGCATGCGTCGGCAGGGAGACATGGCCGGGTTTACGCGCCAGTTCCAGAAAGCCATTGCCAAAACCGTTTCTGTTGCCTGGCTGTTTACGACCAGCGAAGATTTCCGCTACCCCGAAACCGAGGGGAAACGCTCATTTGGGATGGGGTTCTTCCACTGGTATTCGCGGCGCTTGCTCGATGCCGCAGCGGATAATCCCCGGTTGGCCCAGAGCTTCTATCAAGTGATGCACATGCTCAAGCCGCCGACAGCTCTGTTTGCGCCCCGTGTGCTGGCAGCGGTGCTGCTGTTCAGGAAAAAGCCCGCGCAAGATGACCACCTGGCTCTGCCAACCCACCTTAGTGAGGTGAAAGAACCAGCAGTGGCAGCAGTGGAGCGGGAGACAGTCGGCGCCGCCCATCGCTCATAG
- a CDS encoding AAA family ATPase encodes MAAFPSLSFGALLKRYRLAAGLTQEDLAAEAGLSLRGIADLERGARTQPRKETVRLLAEALHLSAPERAQLEAAARGRTLPTGPATAPQELLAAHFMPAAPLVGRTQELALLDRLLKDGPPVLLLAGEPGIGKSRLVQAGMERAEALGWTVLAGGCHRRSGQDPYAPLVGALVDSLRHQPLSQQRLHLEGCAWLVRLLPELVERQVLSAPAWALPPEQERRLMFAAVARYLSNVAGPAGTLLVLDDLHWAGSDALDLLQALVRTPAERPLRILGAYRDTDIGPQDPLALLAADLTREGQANHTLLAPLADAEAIALLAELLPEPEDRQQFRQQVLERAGGVPLFLVSCVQALRAGQVAWQGSSHVPWTLREAILQRVVALPEAAQQILQLAAVIGRRAPRILLLAVAARADLAEEAVLEALEICGRARLLMEADEDTYQLPHDLIREVLLTDLGTARRALAHRRVAEALEQGPGVPSIEVLAYHYARSSEVEKALFYLERAGDAARARYAHAEAVEAYHQVVERLDTLGQGTEAAPVREKLGEALGLLGRYKEALVVLEQAAAAAQEAHHPEAELRALAQIGITHRWHGTMEDGLRRVEPRLAHLSDGEDSPGVAACYAALAQLYLGVEQYQQQLAAAQRAASIAASLNDDRTLAVACGQQGLALCMLGDLPEAYQVLTEKVIPLAEAVGDASTLISTLNNVSVLYGYWGSYHEEQLYVERAFTIAERLGEHRLRVFLLYRLGIIAFACGQWNRAHADLERAAREARERGRFSGENYALYGLGLLALAQGEEAAASTYFQEATQMEQRRNHRVLHWMHWSLAEQDLLAGQPEKAATRLTPFLTMPNRKSGYIREVLPLLAWAYLELGEAPRAQTLLTRLIAEAREARMRPALMEALRVQALAWSKGHRWEEAEQALEEALTLCREMPAPYAEAKTLYLFGQISLQLGAPDLAREHWRRAQAILDQLGERLYARRVEQALSQREDP; translated from the coding sequence ATGGCCGCCTTTCCATCGCTGTCCTTTGGCGCTCTGCTCAAACGCTATCGGCTGGCCGCCGGACTTACCCAGGAAGACCTCGCCGCCGAGGCCGGGCTGAGTCTTCGGGGCATCGCTGACCTGGAGCGAGGCGCGCGGACACAACCGCGCAAAGAGACAGTGCGCTTGCTCGCCGAAGCCCTGCACCTCTCGGCGCCGGAGCGCGCCCAGTTAGAGGCTGCGGCCCGCGGGCGCACCCTCCCAACAGGTCCGGCTACCGCGCCGCAAGAGTTGCTCGCGGCCCACTTCATGCCCGCCGCGCCGCTGGTCGGGCGCACCCAGGAACTGGCCCTGCTAGACCGGCTGCTGAAAGATGGTCCCCCGGTGCTGCTGCTGGCGGGCGAGCCGGGCATCGGCAAATCCCGGTTGGTGCAGGCAGGCATGGAGCGGGCCGAGGCACTGGGCTGGACGGTGCTCGCGGGCGGCTGTCACCGCCGCAGCGGCCAGGATCCCTATGCGCCCCTGGTCGGCGCGTTAGTTGACTCCTTGCGCCACCAGCCCCTCTCGCAGCAGCGCCTGCACCTGGAAGGCTGTGCCTGGCTGGTCCGTCTGCTGCCAGAATTGGTGGAGCGCCAGGTTCTGTCAGCGCCCGCCTGGGCCTTGCCGCCAGAGCAGGAGCGCCGCTTGATGTTTGCCGCGGTGGCGCGCTACCTGAGTAATGTGGCTGGTCCCGCCGGGACGCTCCTGGTGCTGGATGATCTGCACTGGGCCGGTTCCGATGCCCTGGATCTGCTCCAGGCGCTGGTCCGCACCCCAGCGGAGCGTCCGCTGCGCATCCTGGGCGCCTACCGCGATACGGACATCGGTCCTCAAGACCCCCTCGCGCTCCTGGCGGCGGATCTGACGCGCGAGGGGCAAGCCAACCACACCTTGCTCGCTCCCCTGGCCGATGCCGAGGCCATCGCCTTGCTGGCGGAACTGCTGCCCGAGCCAGAGGACAGGCAGCAGTTCCGCCAGCAGGTGCTGGAGCGGGCCGGAGGCGTGCCGCTGTTCCTGGTGAGTTGTGTCCAGGCGCTTAGGGCTGGTCAGGTGGCCTGGCAAGGCAGCAGCCACGTCCCCTGGACGCTGCGCGAGGCGATCCTGCAACGGGTGGTGGCCTTACCAGAGGCCGCCCAACAGATCCTCCAGTTGGCAGCCGTGATCGGACGGCGGGCGCCACGAATCCTGCTGCTTGCTGTGGCCGCCCGCGCAGACCTGGCAGAGGAAGCCGTGCTGGAGGCTCTGGAGATCTGTGGACGGGCGCGGTTGCTGATGGAAGCCGACGAAGACACCTATCAGTTGCCCCATGATCTGATCCGCGAAGTGCTGCTGACGGACCTGGGCACGGCGCGGCGGGCTTTGGCGCATCGGCGCGTAGCCGAGGCGCTGGAGCAGGGACCAGGCGTTCCCTCCATAGAGGTACTGGCTTATCACTATGCGCGCAGCAGCGAGGTGGAGAAGGCCCTGTTCTATCTGGAACGGGCGGGCGATGCGGCCCGCGCGCGGTACGCGCATGCGGAAGCCGTCGAGGCATACCATCAGGTGGTGGAGCGGCTGGACACACTGGGGCAGGGAACAGAGGCAGCGCCAGTACGAGAGAAGCTTGGGGAGGCGCTGGGCCTCCTGGGACGCTATAAGGAGGCGCTGGTCGTTTTGGAACAAGCGGCAGCGGCGGCTCAGGAAGCCCACCACCCGGAGGCCGAACTGCGGGCGCTGGCCCAGATCGGGATCACCCATCGCTGGCACGGGACTATGGAGGACGGGCTGAGGCGGGTAGAACCTCGCCTTGCGCACCTGAGCGATGGAGAGGACTCGCCGGGAGTCGCGGCCTGCTACGCGGCGCTTGCCCAACTCTATCTTGGCGTGGAGCAGTACCAGCAGCAGCTAGCTGCCGCTCAGCGAGCGGCCAGTATCGCGGCCTCTCTCAACGACGACCGAACGCTGGCCGTGGCCTGTGGGCAGCAAGGTTTGGCGCTCTGTATGCTGGGAGACCTCCCAGAAGCCTATCAGGTGCTGACCGAAAAGGTTATCCCCTTAGCCGAGGCCGTCGGCGATGCCAGTACCCTCATCAGCACGCTCAACAACGTGAGTGTGCTCTATGGCTACTGGGGCAGTTATCACGAAGAACAGCTCTACGTCGAGCGGGCTTTCACGATTGCCGAGCGCCTGGGTGAGCACCGGCTCCGGGTGTTCTTGCTCTATCGGCTGGGCATCATTGCCTTCGCCTGCGGCCAGTGGAACCGCGCACACGCGGATCTGGAGCGGGCGGCCAGGGAAGCCCGAGAACGCGGACGCTTCTCTGGAGAGAACTATGCCCTCTACGGATTGGGGCTGCTGGCTCTGGCGCAAGGGGAGGAAGCCGCGGCCTCCACCTACTTTCAGGAGGCGACGCAGATGGAGCAGCGCCGAAATCACCGCGTGCTCCATTGGATGCACTGGTCCTTGGCCGAGCAGGATCTGCTGGCGGGGCAGCCAGAAAAGGCAGCGACCCGACTGACTCCATTCCTCACCATGCCCAATCGGAAGTCCGGCTATATTCGGGAGGTACTTCCACTCCTGGCCTGGGCCTATCTGGAGCTGGGCGAAGCGCCCAGGGCGCAGACCTTGTTGACCCGGCTCATTGCCGAAGCGCGGGAGGCCCGGATGCGCCCGGCGCTGATGGAGGCTCTGCGTGTCCAGGCACTCGCCTGGAGCAAGGGACACCGCTGGGAAGAGGCCGAGCAAGCCCTTGAGGAGGCTCTCACCCTCTGCCGGGAAATGCCCGCTCCCTATGCCGAAGCCAAAACGCTTTATCTGTTTGGACAGATCTCTCTCCAACTGGGAGCGCCTGACCTGGCCCGCGAGCATTGGCGGCGCGCGCAGGCCATTCTGGATCAGCTTGGCGAGCGTCTGTATGCCAGGCGGGTAGAGCAAGCTCTTAGCCAACGAGAAGACCCCTGA
- a CDS encoding ABC transporter ATP-binding protein: MNALSPRAPITLAVEGVAKTFPQRGREPLAVLDRISLQVAAGEFVSVVGPSGSGKSTLLSIIAGLDDPTEGSIALEGDANATRLGHIGYMPQRDLLLPWRSALDNALAGIQVQGVPRREARQRAHNLFCQFGLADFERTYPHALSGGMRQRVAFARTVLAARNLMLLDEPFGALDALTRLSMQRWLLDIWGQLGKAAILVTHDPEEALLLADRVYVLSARPARIVLSLEVALPRPRQTEIVGSPVFAELKARLLRALLTGQDTPPESLQRQPLRHEASQEVAP; the protein is encoded by the coding sequence ATGAATGCGCTATCCCCGCGAGCGCCGATCACCCTCGCTGTTGAAGGCGTCGCCAAAACCTTCCCCCAGCGAGGCCGGGAGCCGCTGGCTGTGCTGGACCGCATTTCGCTCCAGGTAGCCGCCGGCGAGTTTGTCAGCGTCGTCGGCCCCAGCGGTTCCGGCAAAAGCACGCTGCTCTCCATCATTGCCGGGCTAGACGACCCGACAGAGGGCAGCATCGCCCTGGAGGGAGACGCCAACGCAACGCGCCTGGGCCACATCGGCTACATGCCCCAGCGCGATTTGCTGCTCCCCTGGCGCAGCGCCCTGGATAACGCGCTGGCGGGCATCCAGGTACAGGGCGTTCCCAGGCGCGAAGCGCGCCAGCGGGCGCACAATCTCTTTTGCCAGTTCGGCCTTGCCGACTTCGAGCGCACCTACCCGCACGCGCTCTCCGGCGGCATGCGCCAGCGCGTGGCCTTTGCCCGCACAGTGCTGGCGGCGCGCAACCTGATGCTGCTCGACGAACCATTCGGCGCGCTGGATGCGCTCACGCGCCTCTCGATGCAACGCTGGCTGCTGGACATCTGGGGGCAGCTTGGCAAAGCAGCCATCCTCGTCACCCATGACCCCGAAGAGGCGCTGTTGCTGGCAGACCGGGTGTATGTCCTCTCGGCCCGCCCGGCGCGCATCGTCCTGTCCCTTGAAGTAGCCTTGCCACGCCCGCGCCAGACGGAAATCGTCGGCTCGCCCGTGTTTGCCGAACTCAAAGCGCGGCTCCTCCGCGCCCTGCTGACCGGCCAGGATACCCCTCCTGAATCGCTTCAGAGGCAACCGCTGCGCCACGAGGCAAGTCAGGAGGTTGCGCCATGA
- a CDS encoding ABC transporter permease codes for MKLLQAIRRAWPPLVALFLLLAFWQLYVQTQNIDPLILPAPLRIISATIAARSTFAAHIGTTLYETLAGLGASLAFGVLMAAIIDLSPLARRAIYPLLVASQAIPIVAIAPLLIFSFGYSLLPKVIVVTLICFFPITVSMASGLRGTDPELMKLYRTFGASELVIFWRVRLPHALPSFFSGLRIAATYAVVGAFLGELVSAIYGLGILFVYQERSFRTDLAYGDVIITALLSIALFALVSLIERIALPWYYAAGRERDWHEAGRPPRRRRAPRQSKQTLELPATVQAESPHELTTPRKESL; via the coding sequence ATGAAACTCTTGCAAGCTATTCGCCGCGCCTGGCCGCCGCTGGTGGCGCTCTTCCTGCTGCTGGCCTTCTGGCAGTTGTACGTCCAGACACAAAACATTGACCCATTGATCCTGCCCGCGCCTTTACGCATCATTTCAGCCACTATTGCAGCGCGTTCGACCTTCGCGGCGCATATCGGGACCACGCTCTATGAAACGCTGGCGGGCCTGGGCGCTTCGCTGGCCTTTGGCGTGCTGATGGCAGCCATCATTGACCTTTCGCCGCTGGCGCGCCGGGCTATCTATCCCTTGCTGGTGGCGTCCCAGGCCATCCCAATTGTCGCCATCGCCCCATTGCTGATCTTCTCGTTTGGCTATAGCCTGCTGCCCAAAGTCATCGTCGTCACGCTGATCTGCTTCTTCCCCATCACCGTCTCCATGGCTTCTGGCCTGCGAGGCACCGACCCCGAACTGATGAAGCTCTACCGCACCTTTGGCGCGAGCGAACTGGTCATCTTCTGGCGGGTGCGCCTGCCCCACGCGCTGCCGTCCTTCTTCTCCGGTCTACGCATCGCCGCCACCTATGCCGTCGTCGGCGCCTTTCTGGGCGAACTTGTGAGCGCGATCTATGGCCTGGGCATCCTGTTCGTCTACCAGGAACGCTCATTCCGCACCGACCTGGCCTATGGCGATGTCATCATTACCGCCCTCTTGAGTATCGCGTTATTTGCGCTCGTCTCCCTGATCGAACGTATCGCGCTCCCCTGGTACTACGCTGCCGGGCGCGAGCGCGACTGGCACGAAGCCGGGCGGCCTCCCAGGAGACGCCGGGCGCCGCGCCAGAGCAAACAAACGCTAGAACTGCCTGCAACAGTTCAGGCAGAATCTCCTCACGAACTGACCACACCACGAAAGGAGTCTTTATGA
- a CDS encoding ABC transporter substrate-binding protein, which yields MKSLLRYGWILAALAPLFLAACGSTSSPGSQNLTKVSLALDYTPNTNHTGIYVAQQKGWYQQQGLNLDILPYSQTAAPEALVASGKADFAISYEEYVTTARISGEDLVSIAAIIQHNTSGLAVRADSGITRPAQLAGKVYGSFGAPFEPYVISAVINCDGGHVTPAQIREKSPLLSDDGLASLKTKKIDYVWIYFGWEGIEFQRDGLKFNYFPVSNYCVPDYYTPVLITSGAFIKNHPDLVRKFMAATSQGYNYAIAHPDDAANLLISAVPPGTFDDTGLVTQSQEYLSKQYALDAPKWGYQTLPKWRDFPHFLFQTGNLADANGNPASTEPDESQFFTNEFLP from the coding sequence ATGAAGTCGCTGCTTCGCTACGGCTGGATACTGGCTGCCCTTGCGCCGCTCTTTCTGGCGGCTTGTGGTTCAACCAGCAGTCCTGGGTCACAAAACCTCACAAAAGTTTCTCTGGCGCTGGACTACACGCCCAACACCAACCACACCGGCATCTACGTCGCCCAGCAGAAAGGCTGGTACCAACAGCAAGGGCTGAATCTCGACATTCTCCCCTACTCGCAGACCGCCGCGCCTGAAGCCCTCGTTGCTTCCGGCAAGGCTGATTTCGCCATCAGCTATGAAGAATATGTGACGACGGCCCGTATCTCCGGCGAAGACCTGGTTTCTATTGCCGCCATCATCCAGCACAATACCTCCGGCCTGGCCGTTCGCGCCGATTCCGGCATCACGCGCCCGGCCCAGCTTGCGGGCAAGGTTTACGGCTCATTTGGCGCCCCCTTCGAGCCGTATGTCATCTCTGCGGTCATCAACTGCGACGGCGGCCACGTCACCCCCGCGCAGATTAGGGAAAAGAGTCCACTTCTCAGCGATGACGGGCTGGCTTCCCTCAAGACGAAGAAAATTGATTACGTCTGGATTTACTTCGGCTGGGAGGGCATCGAATTTCAGCGCGATGGCCTGAAGTTCAATTACTTCCCCGTCTCCAACTACTGCGTCCCCGACTATTACACCCCTGTCCTCATCACCAGCGGCGCGTTCATCAAGAACCATCCTGATCTGGTGCGCAAGTTCATGGCCGCCACGTCACAAGGGTACAACTACGCCATTGCACACCCCGATGACGCCGCCAACCTCCTCATCAGCGCCGTACCTCCCGGCACGTTCGATGATACGGGCCTGGTCACGCAAAGCCAGGAATATCTGAGCAAGCAATATGCCCTGGACGCCCCGAAGTGGGGCTATCAAACCCTCCCGAAGTGGCGCGATTTCCCCCACTTCCTCTTCCAGACTGGCAACCTTGCCGACGCCAACGGCAACCCTGCCTCCACTGAACCAGACGAAAGCCAGTTCTTCACGAACGAGTTCTTGCCGTAG
- a CDS encoding O-methyltransferase yields the protein MAENINVEELARNAQLRREIEEQITRRFAAEDDVLRQTLAAQHQAGLPNIQISPIRGRLLQVLAAANNTKKILEIGALGGYSGTWLARSLPVNGKLITLEVSPKHAEVVRAAFARAGLTDRTEVRVGPADELLPAVQSEAPFDLFFIDANKDGYPTYLDWAIRLSRPGSIIVSDNNIRFGKPFEEPPSDAENAGIAAYNQRAATDPRLRSILIPLGSDGMDGFAISVVLP from the coding sequence ATGGCTGAAAACATCAATGTAGAAGAACTGGCGCGCAACGCCCAACTCCGGCGCGAGATTGAAGAGCAGATCACCCGGCGATTTGCCGCTGAAGATGATGTGCTGCGCCAGACTCTGGCCGCGCAGCATCAAGCAGGGCTGCCCAACATACAGATTTCTCCTATCCGGGGGCGTTTGCTGCAAGTTCTGGCTGCTGCTAACAATACCAAAAAAATTCTAGAGATCGGCGCGCTCGGCGGCTACAGCGGTACCTGGCTGGCACGCTCGCTTCCTGTCAATGGCAAACTCATCACCCTGGAGGTCAGCCCGAAACATGCCGAAGTGGTGCGCGCTGCCTTTGCGCGGGCTGGTCTGACTGACCGCACCGAAGTGCGCGTCGGCCCGGCGGATGAACTGCTGCCCGCCGTCCAGAGCGAGGCGCCCTTCGATCTCTTCTTCATTGATGCCAACAAAGACGGCTACCCGACCTATCTCGACTGGGCCATCAGGCTTTCGCGTCCCGGCAGCATCATCGTCTCCGATAACAACATTCGCTTTGGCAAGCCCTTTGAGGAGCCGCCCTCTGATGCCGAAAACGCGGGCATTGCCGCCTACAACCAGCGCGCCGCCACCGACCCGCGCTTGCGCTCGATCCTGATCCCCCTGGGCAGTGACGGCATGGATGGCTTTGCCATCTCCGTCGTTCTGCCCTGA
- the speY gene encoding deoxyhypusine synthase, whose amino-acid sequence MSTPHQHHHHHHQPGHQHNTSGQQSQKDDQATGYLSGQRILPHRLRPDMTVAELVDSAFQAYNSARLNEACRLYAERMLDPQQDVTIALTLAGALTPAGLGGSILTLMEYGFIDFIVSTGANLYHDIHHALAYTLHRGSFELDDTELQREGVIRIYDILFKDEVLLDTDAFLRETFRTVPDRPMSTAELHYHIGRRLLDVGVKPEYSVLAQAAAWDIPIYTSSPGDSSIGMNLARHALDGARLTIDPMLDVNETTALVLNATRNGVIILGGGSPKNFYLQTQPQLWEVLGINKGGHDYFIQITSDAPHWGGLSGATPSEAVSWGKIKPDQLRDTVVVYADTTLALPVLAAYAISKAKPRPRRGLYARREALIEQMRADYEQGKRIRQ is encoded by the coding sequence ATGAGTACGCCACATCAACATCATCATCATCACCACCAGCCAGGCCATCAGCACAACACCTCTGGGCAGCAATCACAGAAGGATGACCAGGCGACGGGCTATCTCAGCGGCCAGCGCATCCTGCCACACAGGCTGCGCCCCGACATGACCGTTGCCGAACTGGTGGACAGCGCCTTTCAAGCCTACAACTCGGCGCGGCTCAACGAAGCTTGCCGCCTCTACGCGGAGCGCATGCTCGACCCACAGCAAGATGTGACCATCGCGCTGACTCTGGCTGGCGCGCTGACGCCTGCCGGCCTGGGCGGCAGCATCCTGACTTTGATGGAATACGGCTTTATTGACTTCATCGTCAGCACCGGCGCGAACCTCTATCACGACATTCATCACGCGCTGGCTTATACCCTCCATCGCGGCAGTTTTGAGCTTGACGACACCGAATTGCAGCGCGAAGGGGTCATTCGCATCTACGACATTCTCTTCAAGGACGAGGTTCTGCTGGACACCGACGCTTTTCTGCGCGAAACGTTCAGAACCGTGCCTGATCGGCCTATGTCCACCGCCGAGCTTCATTACCATATTGGCCGTCGCCTGCTCGACGTGGGCGTCAAACCCGAATACTCCGTGCTGGCGCAGGCGGCAGCCTGGGACATTCCCATCTACACCTCTTCGCCCGGCGATTCATCCATCGGCATGAACCTGGCGCGGCACGCGCTGGATGGCGCGCGCCTGACCATTGACCCGATGCTGGATGTCAACGAAACCACCGCGCTGGTCCTCAATGCCACGCGCAACGGCGTCATCATCCTGGGCGGCGGTTCCCCCAAAAACTTCTATCTGCAAACCCAGCCGCAGCTTTGGGAAGTGCTGGGCATCAACAAAGGCGGCCACGATTACTTTATCCAGATCACCAGCGATGCCCCCCACTGGGGCGGCCTTTCCGGGGCCACCCCTTCAGAAGCCGTCTCCTGGGGGAAGATCAAGCCCGATCAACTGCGCGATACCGTCGTCGTCTATGCCGACACCACCCTGGCCTTGCCGGTCCTGGCCGCCTATGCCATCAGCAAAGCAAAGCCGCGCCCGCGTCGCGGATTGTACGCGCGGCGCGAAGCCTTGATTGAGCAGATGCGAGCCGATTATGAGCAGGGCAAACGCATTCGCCAATAA